The Candidatus Coatesbacteria bacterium genome contains a region encoding:
- a CDS encoding radical SAM protein, which translates to MNPAQLPDLAPRRFRRFPTRPRYIQLETTLACNAACEFCYQKEVDRGPVRMRDEVWRKIIDETRGLGVCYRPFLQNEPLCDNRLEDICAYIKRDPTATVELNTNGELLTPERGRRLLEIGLELVRFSVDGYSQAVYDVTRTGVDRDRVYANTRAFCEAARGTGCRTEVRMIELEANADERERFNRHWEPLADEVQLVPLYNWPWTGQTPADVVHRPCLKVLDEMFFYTDGRAVLCCWDVHGRGVIGDVRLEHVLEIWNGPVAGNYRELLARGRREAIHLCSRCDAYGGLNWS; encoded by the coding sequence GTGAATCCCGCCCAGCTTCCCGACCTGGCCCCCCGGCGTTTCCGCCGCTTCCCCACCCGGCCGCGCTACATCCAGCTCGAGACCACCCTGGCCTGCAATGCCGCCTGCGAATTCTGCTACCAGAAGGAAGTCGACCGCGGCCCCGTGCGGATGCGCGACGAGGTCTGGCGCAAGATCATCGACGAGACCCGCGGACTGGGCGTCTGCTACCGCCCCTTCCTGCAGAACGAACCCCTCTGCGACAACCGCCTCGAGGACATCTGCGCCTACATCAAGCGCGACCCCACCGCCACCGTCGAGCTCAACACCAACGGCGAGCTGCTGACCCCGGAACGCGGCCGGCGCCTGCTGGAAATCGGCCTCGAGCTGGTGCGCTTCAGCGTCGACGGCTATTCCCAGGCCGTCTACGACGTCACCCGCACCGGCGTCGACCGCGATCGGGTCTACGCCAACACCCGGGCCTTCTGCGAAGCCGCCCGGGGCACGGGCTGCCGCACCGAGGTGCGGATGATCGAGCTCGAGGCCAACGCCGACGAGCGGGAGCGGTTCAACCGCCACTGGGAGCCCCTCGCCGACGAGGTTCAACTCGTACCGCTCTACAACTGGCCCTGGACCGGCCAGACCCCGGCCGATGTCGTCCACCGCCCCTGCCTCAAGGTCCTGGACGAGATGTTCTTCTACACCGACGGCCGGGCCGTGCTCTGCTGCTGGGACGTCCACGGCCGCGGCGTCATCGGCGACGTCAGGCTCGAGCACGTGCTGGAGATCTGGAACGGACCGGTGGCGGGCAACTACCGCGAGCTGCTGGCCCGGGGCCGCCGCGAGGCGATCCACCTTTGCAGCCGCTGCGACGCTTACGGCGGACTGAACTGGTCTTAG
- the selB gene encoding selenocysteine-specific translation elongation factor, translated as MRANSPGSAPRSQTPNHSSQSSFISRLRSSASLASSRSSSNMAPPPNRLNCIQHYQSIVSFPREVKRLPFVTTPRARYNVTVKPQVPATAEKAPVEPATPDRRQAGTGTVFAEAGGYHRHQRPPRCKNRASSGRRFGTVAAARRPFFSGRLNPPEDMSEQEQPRELGLIIGTAGHVDHGKSKLIEALTGTDPDRLDEEHRRGISIRLGFAFLQTPEGELGIVDVPGHEGLVREMVAGATGFDAVLFVVAADEGLMPQSREHLEILDLLLERRTRPPGVVALTKVDLIEDPEWLELVAEELREQLTGTVLEGAPVVRTSARTGVGLEELRERLFTVASSCKRLERPGAAFRLAADRAFTVEGFGSVVTGAVRSGSLAVGDEVELLPGGAGGRVRNLQTNQRDRQVVAAGRRVAVNLSGLPKRGVKRGDELIAPGCFAATRRLDVRLRLLNSSKPLADLSELKLLAGTREELCRVVLLEGGKLKPGGDCLAQLELRRPLVFARGDRFILRVPSPPRTVAGGRVIDPLAQRHRRSRSSYRAALGELESADDATAPLLWLKHNPLPDKALTAADIARREGLMPGYVKSLLAESAERDRVVHLGGERWLHPRWRTEVVDKLSRGLARFLQKHLPYQPLDRGQIKALLRDKKVDDGLLSGAVEELLERGSLLRYGSAYAPAPQGAPPNKLLDVVEELRGLLRVSDPALLLPEAAVELNRSPERVIEAAHYLRAVGEAALLTEVYLWPAAIYRKLRRRVLDELEDGGELRVADFKDAVGLSRKFATQFLDHLYEAGMTDRRSGSHRLLDAGRGRFDPLDPGLA; from the coding sequence ATGCGCGCCAACTCACCCGGCTCGGCCCCGCGCAGCCAAACGCCGAACCACTCCAGCCAATCATCGTTTATCTCCAGGTTGCGCAGCTCCGCCAGCCTCGCCTCCAGCCGTTCCTCATCCAACATGGCCCCACCCCCAAATCGGTTGAACTGCATTCAGCATTACCAAAGTATAGTATCATTCCCCCGTGAGGTAAAGCGGCTCCCGTTTGTCACCACGCCCCGCGCCAGGTACAATGTAACCGTTAAACCACAGGTACCAGCGACCGCTGAAAAAGCCCCCGTCGAACCGGCAACCCCGGATAGGCGCCAAGCCGGAACTGGCACGGTTTTTGCGGAGGCGGGCGGCTATCATCGTCATCAGCGGCCGCCGAGATGCAAAAACCGTGCCAGTTCCGGCCGTCGATTTGGAACCGTTGCCGCAGCCCGGCGACCGTTTTTCAGCGGTCGTCTCAACCCGCCAGAGGATATGAGCGAGCAGGAACAACCGCGAGAACTAGGCCTGATCATCGGCACCGCCGGCCACGTTGACCACGGCAAGAGCAAGCTGATCGAGGCGTTGACGGGTACGGATCCGGACCGCCTCGACGAGGAGCACCGTCGTGGCATCTCGATCCGCCTGGGTTTCGCTTTCCTGCAGACGCCGGAGGGCGAACTGGGCATCGTCGACGTCCCCGGCCATGAGGGTTTGGTCAGGGAGATGGTCGCCGGAGCCACGGGCTTCGACGCCGTGTTGTTCGTGGTGGCCGCCGACGAGGGGCTGATGCCCCAGAGTCGGGAGCATCTCGAAATTCTCGATCTGCTGCTGGAGCGCCGGACGCGACCGCCGGGGGTGGTGGCGCTGACCAAGGTCGACCTGATCGAGGATCCGGAGTGGCTGGAGCTGGTGGCTGAGGAGCTGCGCGAGCAGCTCACGGGCACGGTGCTCGAGGGCGCGCCCGTGGTGCGGACCAGCGCCAGGACCGGCGTCGGCTTGGAGGAGCTGCGGGAGCGGTTGTTCACCGTCGCCTCGTCTTGTAAGCGTCTGGAGCGTCCCGGAGCGGCCTTCCGCCTGGCCGCCGACCGCGCCTTCACCGTCGAGGGTTTTGGTTCCGTAGTTACCGGAGCGGTTCGCTCGGGCAGCCTGGCCGTCGGCGACGAGGTCGAGCTGCTGCCCGGCGGCGCCGGGGGCCGGGTGCGCAACCTGCAGACCAACCAGCGTGACCGTCAGGTGGTCGCGGCCGGTCGCCGGGTGGCCGTCAACCTTTCCGGGTTGCCCAAGCGCGGCGTCAAGCGGGGCGACGAACTCATCGCCCCGGGCTGCTTCGCCGCGACGCGGCGGCTGGACGTCCGCCTGCGGTTGCTGAACTCCAGCAAGCCCCTGGCCGACCTGAGCGAGCTGAAGCTCCTCGCCGGTACCCGGGAGGAGCTCTGCCGGGTGGTTCTGCTGGAGGGCGGTAAGCTCAAGCCGGGCGGGGACTGCCTGGCCCAGCTCGAGCTGCGCCGCCCCCTGGTCTTCGCCCGCGGGGACCGCTTCATCCTGCGGGTGCCCAGCCCGCCGCGCACCGTGGCCGGCGGCCGGGTGATCGATCCCCTTGCTCAGCGCCATCGTCGCAGCCGTTCCAGCTACCGCGCCGCCCTGGGCGAGCTCGAGAGCGCCGACGACGCCACGGCGCCGCTGTTGTGGCTCAAGCACAACCCCCTGCCCGACAAGGCGCTGACCGCCGCCGATATCGCCCGTCGCGAGGGACTCATGCCCGGTTACGTCAAGTCTCTCCTGGCGGAGTCGGCGGAGCGGGACCGGGTCGTCCATCTGGGTGGCGAGCGCTGGCTGCACCCGCGCTGGCGCACCGAGGTCGTGGATAAACTGTCTCGTGGTCTCGCTCGTTTCCTGCAGAAACACCTGCCCTATCAACCGCTGGATCGGGGTCAAATCAAAGCCTTGCTGCGCGACAAGAAGGTCGACGACGGCCTGTTGTCCGGGGCCGTCGAGGAGCTTCTCGAGCGCGGCTCGCTGCTGCGCTACGGCTCGGCTTACGCCCCGGCTCCCCAGGGCGCTCCGCCGAATAAGCTCCTGGACGTCGTCGAGGAGCTCCGCGGGCTTCTGCGGGTGAGCGATCCCGCCCTGTTGCTGCCCGAGGCCGCCGTTGAGCTCAACCGCTCACCGGAGCGCGTCATCGAGGCGGCCCACTATCTGCGGGCCGTGGGCGAGGCGGCGCTGCTGACCGAGGTCTACCTTTGGCCCGCCGCGATCTACCGCAAGCTGCGCCGCCGGGTGCTCGATGAGCTCGAGGACGGCGGGGAGCTGCGGGTGGCCGACTTCAAGGACGCCGTCGGGTTGTCGCGCAAGTTCGCCACCCAGTTCCTCGACCACCTCTACGAGGCCGGGATGACGGACCGCCGCTCGGGTAGTCACCGGCTGTTGGACGCCGGTCGGGGCCGTTTTGACCCCCTCGACCCAGGGCTTGCGTGA
- the panB gene encoding 3-methyl-2-oxobutanoate hydroxymethyltransferase yields MSSLHQTKRLTTRGLRKLKGKRPICCLTAYDHPSALVCARAGVELILVGDSLGNVVQGRDDTLGVTLEQLLYHTTLVDRALQQLAHGGSLERLPLLVADLPFLTFHTTPAAAVANAGRCLAEGGAQAVKLEWRPGIDSYTRTLTEAGIPVMGHLGLTPQAVHQLGGYRVQGRGETDAELLLSEIRKLEAAGAFAVVLELVPRELAARLTAAVDIPTIGIGAGPSCDGQILVFHDLLGLGNAAPRHVKRYLEGAELFEQAVGAYIADVREGKFPGAEQSFE; encoded by the coding sequence AGCAGTCTCCATCAAACCAAACGCCTCACCACCCGCGGGTTGCGCAAGCTCAAGGGCAAACGGCCCATCTGCTGCCTGACCGCCTACGATCACCCCAGCGCCCTGGTCTGCGCCCGGGCCGGCGTCGAGCTGATCCTCGTCGGCGACAGCCTGGGCAACGTCGTCCAGGGCCGCGACGACACCCTCGGCGTGACCCTCGAGCAGCTCCTCTACCACACCACCCTGGTCGATCGCGCCCTGCAGCAACTTGCCCACGGCGGCTCGCTGGAGCGCCTGCCCCTGCTGGTGGCCGACCTGCCCTTTCTGACCTTCCACACCACCCCCGCCGCGGCCGTCGCCAACGCCGGTCGCTGTCTGGCCGAGGGCGGCGCCCAGGCCGTCAAGCTCGAATGGCGTCCCGGCATCGACAGCTACACCCGTACCCTGACCGAGGCCGGTATCCCGGTGATGGGCCACCTCGGCCTGACCCCCCAGGCCGTTCACCAGCTCGGCGGCTACCGGGTCCAGGGACGCGGCGAAACCGACGCCGAGCTGCTGCTCAGCGAAATCCGCAAGCTCGAGGCCGCCGGAGCCTTCGCCGTGGTTCTCGAACTCGTCCCCCGCGAGCTGGCCGCCCGCCTGACCGCCGCCGTCGACATCCCCACCATCGGCATCGGCGCCGGACCGAGCTGCGACGGACAGATCCTCGTCTTCCACGACCTCCTCGGCCTCGGCAACGCCGCACCCAGGCACGTCAAGCGCTACCTCGAGGGGGCGGAGCTGTTCGAACAAGCCGTCGGCGCCTACATCGCCGACGTTCGGGAGGGAAAATTCCCCGGCGCTGAACAGAGCTTCGAGTAG
- a CDS encoding methyltransferase domain-containing protein: MTESNYDPPLYDQPLYYDIAFSWDVTAEIDFLAGLFTEHVPGGVERVLEPACGPGRLLRGLARRGFSVLGYDANPRMAAYAVGLLENEGLGDRARVTAGSMEAFRPPGRYGAAVNVINSLGYLPTDGDIRRHFALIAAALKPGGLYVVQLSCAWDGPPSGEPSGWTCERDGVRVETTWSVEREEPERRLSHQRCRMVVDDHGRRLVLDEPHLLRLWYFDELVAQAAGAGFNLRGVYAADFSPTAVDDGLSGADGNQYFVFARERT, encoded by the coding sequence ATGACCGAGTCGAACTACGATCCGCCGCTTTACGATCAGCCGTTGTATTACGACATCGCCTTTAGCTGGGACGTGACCGCCGAGATCGATTTCCTGGCCGGGCTGTTTACAGAGCACGTCCCCGGCGGGGTCGAGCGCGTGCTGGAGCCGGCCTGCGGCCCGGGACGGCTGCTGCGCGGCCTGGCGCGTCGGGGCTTCAGTGTGCTGGGCTATGACGCCAATCCCCGGATGGCGGCCTACGCCGTCGGGCTGCTCGAAAACGAGGGGCTGGGCGACCGGGCGCGGGTCACAGCCGGGTCGATGGAGGCCTTCCGGCCGCCGGGGCGCTACGGCGCCGCCGTCAACGTCATCAACAGCCTGGGCTACCTGCCGACCGACGGCGACATCCGCCGCCACTTCGCCTTGATAGCCGCGGCGCTGAAGCCGGGCGGGTTGTACGTCGTCCAGTTGTCCTGCGCCTGGGACGGACCGCCGAGCGGAGAGCCGAGCGGTTGGACCTGCGAGCGCGACGGGGTGCGGGTCGAGACCACCTGGTCCGTGGAGCGCGAGGAGCCGGAGCGGCGGCTGTCCCACCAGCGCTGCCGGATGGTCGTCGACGACCACGGACGGCGGCTGGTCCTCGACGAGCCCCACCTGTTGCGGTTGTGGTATTTCGATGAACTCGTCGCCCAGGCCGCGGGGGCCGGTTTCAACCTCCGCGGCGTCTACGCCGCGGATTTCAGCCCTACGGCCGTGGACGACGGCCTCAGCGGCGCCGACGGCAACCAGTACTTCGTCTTCGCGCGGGAGCGAACCTGA